Proteins from a genomic interval of Polaribacter sp. Q13:
- a CDS encoding cupin domain-containing protein, giving the protein MKNLIKEASTIFVKKVNIEMRVVPSFNVAWHFHEEFELVYVTKSNGMRFVGDSVSPFYPGDLVLVGANLPHLWRSNSSYYNEGNPENSKRVKTIVTKFTEDFLGINFFEAPEFQKINKLLKASKYGLFFW; this is encoded by the coding sequence AGCAAGTACCATATTTGTGAAAAAAGTAAATATAGAAATGAGGGTTGTTCCTTCTTTTAATGTGGCATGGCATTTTCATGAAGAATTTGAACTGGTGTACGTCACAAAAAGTAATGGTATGCGTTTTGTTGGAGATAGTGTTTCTCCTTTTTATCCTGGAGATTTAGTATTAGTAGGAGCTAATTTACCTCATTTATGGAGAAGTAATTCCTCTTATTATAATGAGGGAAATCCGGAGAATTCTAAACGCGTAAAAACTATCGTTACAAAATTTACAGAAGATTTTTTAGGAATTAATTTCTTTGAAGCTCCAGAATTTCAAAAAATAAATAAACTTTTAAAGGCATCTAAATATGGGCTGTTTTTTTGGTGA
- a CDS encoding AraC family transcriptional regulator, producing MGCFFGEEVSTDLHDLIVSLPSLPKTEQYIKLLEVLYQLSLVKEKDRLVLSSSNMRQSTKESPERIDTVLRYISDNYFSKMNLSDVADVACMTTNSFCRFFKKTTNKSFTQFLNEIRIRNASRILIQQKTPISEVCYSVGFNSITNFNKQFKLLVGSTPKKFREDIL from the coding sequence ATGGGCTGTTTTTTTGGTGAAGAAGTAAGTACAGACTTACACGATCTTATCGTTAGTTTACCAAGTTTGCCAAAAACAGAACAATACATTAAATTGCTAGAAGTGCTCTATCAGTTATCTTTAGTTAAAGAAAAAGATAGGCTTGTTTTATCATCTTCAAATATGAGGCAATCTACCAAGGAAAGTCCAGAGAGGATAGACACTGTTTTAAGATATATTTCAGATAATTATTTTTCTAAAATGAATTTGAGTGATGTTGCAGATGTTGCCTGTATGACCACAAATTCTTTTTGTAGGTTCTTTAAGAAAACAACCAATAAATCATTTACTCAATTCTTAAACGAAATTAGAATAAGAAATGCTTCTAGAATTTTAATTCAACAAAAAACACCAATATCAGAAGTTTGTTATAGTGTTGGTTTTAATTCAATTACAAATTTTAATAAACAATTTAAACTTCTTGTGGGCTCCACTCCCAAAAAATTTAGAGAAGATATATTGTAA
- a CDS encoding AraC family transcriptional regulator has product MKLVLKKSDTPVNKKLDIYTRNVPCLDAAWHYHKEFELLYISKSNGIRFVGDSVAPFFAGDLVLVGSYLPHLWRNDPSYYEEESTQQVKTIVSKFTDDFLGNDILQMPDFYNVKKILEECKFGLSFGENVSKFLHNDIMSLPSLSSTEKHIKILSILHKLSLVDKKDKTVLSSSDMRQTTTTESSERIDTVLKFISDNYASSITLDDISNVACMTTNSFCRFFKKMTNKSFTQFLNEIRIRNASRILVQENLPVSEICYIVGFNSITNFNKQFKQIMGATPKKFREAI; this is encoded by the coding sequence ATGAAGCTAGTCTTAAAAAAATCTGATACACCTGTAAATAAAAAATTGGACATCTATACTAGAAATGTCCCTTGTTTGGATGCTGCATGGCATTATCATAAAGAATTCGAATTACTATACATTTCTAAAAGTAATGGTATTCGTTTTGTAGGTGATAGTGTAGCGCCTTTTTTTGCTGGAGATTTGGTTTTAGTTGGTTCTTATTTACCACATTTGTGGAGAAATGACCCTTCTTATTATGAAGAAGAAAGTACGCAACAAGTAAAAACGATTGTAAGCAAATTTACAGATGATTTTTTAGGGAATGATATTCTTCAAATGCCTGATTTTTATAATGTAAAAAAAATATTAGAAGAATGTAAGTTCGGGTTGTCTTTTGGGGAAAATGTAAGTAAGTTTTTACATAATGATATTATGTCTCTTCCAAGTTTATCATCAACAGAAAAACACATAAAAATTTTAAGTATTTTACATAAATTATCTTTAGTTGATAAAAAAGATAAAACAGTTCTATCATCCTCAGACATGAGGCAAACAACAACTACAGAAAGTTCTGAACGTATAGATACAGTCTTAAAATTTATATCAGATAATTACGCATCTAGTATAACTTTAGATGATATCTCTAATGTTGCCTGTATGACAACAAATTCGTTTTGTAGATTTTTTAAAAAGATGACCAATAAATCATTTACGCAATTTTTAAATGAAATTCGTATTCGTAATGCATCAAGAATATTGGTGCAAGAAAACTTACCAGTTTCAGAAATCTGTTATATTGTTGGTTTTAATTCTATTACAAATTTTAATAAGCAGTTTAAACAGATAATGGGGGCTACTCCAAAAAAGTTTAGAGAAGCTATTTAA
- a CDS encoding T9SS type A sorting domain-containing protein produces MVVSLWSFIINGQTLPFSDQQNAGDWVLNTDISDEFEAATINEDQWLIQGRNGEYQSNFKGRVPSQFSTDNAILEDGKLKILTKWEPNYPFIKDNNGNQLGEYNGVAKPITTAAVISKKQFQYGYMEIKSKAAAAEVTSAFWTTGPGQGKPGGASELDMFEMFGGHKTNDAWKKRLKFNIISWDPNNAIKQAATAAGQSVGTTHTRNIQAANNTADDFHVYGFEWTADYIKVYIDGVLHPDGTILKSVITNNGAEPDRWVTDVPYWVWFDSETFPWLGLPDASDLQTPSEFQIEYIRVWQKQAGEITVTESSDAIEGSTDGTFKVALSNGEIATQDINITYTVGGNATEGADYTSIPRTVTIASGTNSSEIVIDANDDGIDEAPETVTITLQSSSSKTVNTTEASITISDFVESTVLTAGDIAILGWKSGTGKLAFMLLKDITATTKISISNRTWSNSLNEFSGDFTVDDIWTWTAGANYKTGDIFMLDSNGEMKQVVGNAEVVVGTTAHDYTGKVAQASDGDFDFSVNGEGILIFQVDPFVLPTNGNSTAWITGINTSQGWGVGGGNSYCELPTALTNGVNANSVGNKQDFGVYKGALSGTPSQLRASINNTSNWIFSEDTTYNLWSFNQTVSSTSGDIGVAGTLSIAEQSSYKFTVFPNPVNDELSINFRETQHALEIELFTTLGKSVKKVKESNVRNASVDVSKLASGIYFLSIRSEKTKQTKKIIIK; encoded by the coding sequence ATGGTGGTCTCATTATGGAGTTTTATTATTAATGGACAAACACTTCCTTTTTCAGATCAACAAAATGCTGGTGATTGGGTTTTAAATACTGATATTTCAGATGAATTTGAAGCGGCTACAATAAACGAAGATCAATGGTTAATTCAGGGGAGAAATGGAGAGTATCAATCTAACTTTAAAGGGAGAGTGCCATCTCAGTTTTCTACAGATAACGCAATATTAGAAGACGGAAAGTTAAAAATTCTAACAAAATGGGAACCTAATTATCCGTTTATTAAAGATAATAATGGAAATCAATTAGGAGAATATAATGGAGTTGCTAAACCAATAACTACTGCTGCAGTTATTAGTAAAAAACAATTTCAATATGGATATATGGAAATTAAATCTAAAGCGGCAGCTGCAGAAGTAACAAGTGCTTTTTGGACTACAGGTCCAGGACAAGGAAAACCCGGAGGGGCATCGGAATTAGATATGTTCGAAATGTTTGGTGGTCACAAAACAAATGACGCTTGGAAAAAAAGACTCAAGTTTAATATTATCAGTTGGGACCCGAATAATGCTATTAAACAAGCAGCAACGGCCGCAGGACAATCTGTAGGAACAACACACACAAGAAATATACAAGCAGCTAATAATACGGCAGACGATTTTCATGTGTATGGTTTTGAATGGACTGCAGATTATATAAAAGTATATATAGATGGGGTTTTGCATCCAGATGGTACCATCTTAAAATCTGTAATAACCAATAATGGAGCAGAACCAGATAGATGGGTAACGGATGTTCCTTACTGGGTTTGGTTCGATTCTGAAACTTTTCCTTGGTTAGGTTTGCCAGATGCATCAGATTTACAAACACCTTCAGAATTTCAAATTGAATACATTAGAGTTTGGCAAAAACAAGCCGGTGAAATTACAGTAACTGAAAGTTCTGATGCTATTGAAGGAAGTACCGATGGTACCTTTAAAGTTGCATTGTCTAACGGAGAAATTGCTACTCAAGATATTAACATTACGTATACAGTTGGTGGAAATGCTACTGAAGGTGCAGATTATACTTCGATACCAAGAACAGTAACCATAGCAAGCGGAACCAATTCATCTGAAATAGTTATTGATGCTAATGATGACGGAATTGATGAAGCTCCTGAAACTGTAACTATTACTTTACAGTCTTCTAGTTCTAAAACGGTAAATACAACCGAAGCAAGTATTACAATATCAGATTTTGTGGAATCTACAGTATTAACCGCAGGAGATATTGCAATATTAGGATGGAAATCTGGAACTGGTAAACTGGCATTTATGCTTTTAAAAGATATAACAGCAACCACTAAAATATCTATTTCTAATAGAACTTGGAGTAATTCATTAAATGAATTTTCTGGAGATTTTACTGTGGATGATATTTGGACATGGACCGCAGGAGCTAATTATAAAACAGGAGACATCTTTATGTTAGATTCAAACGGAGAAATGAAACAAGTTGTGGGTAATGCAGAAGTTGTTGTAGGCACAACGGCTCATGATTATACCGGAAAAGTAGCGCAAGCAAGTGATGGGGATTTTGATTTTTCTGTGAATGGTGAAGGAATCTTGATATTTCAGGTAGATCCTTTTGTATTGCCAACAAATGGAAACTCTACAGCGTGGATAACGGGTATAAATACTTCTCAAGGTTGGGGAGTTGGTGGAGGAAATTCTTATTGCGAATTACCAACTGCTTTAACAAATGGCGTAAATGCAAATAGTGTTGGAAATAAACAAGATTTTGGAGTCTATAAAGGCGCTTTATCAGGAACACCATCTCAATTAAGAGCAAGTATTAATAATACTAGTAATTGGATTTTTTCTGAAGATACAACATACAATCTATGGTCTTTTAACCAAACAGTAAGCAGTACATCTGGAGATATTGGTGTCGCAGGTACTTTAAGTATAGCAGAGCAATCTTCTTATAAATTCACTGTTTTTCCAAATCCGGTAAATGATGAACTCTCTATCAATTTTAGAGAAACACAGCATGCATTAGAAATTGAGCTTTTTACAACCTTAGGGAAATCTGTAAAAAAGGTAAAAGAAAGTAATGTTCGTAATGCCAGCGTAGATGTTTCTAAGCTAGCATCAGGGATTTATTTTTTATCAATTAGATCAGAAAAAACAAAACAAACTAAAAAAATCATTATTAAATAG
- a CDS encoding sulfatase-like hydrolase/transferase: MKNNYFKRGVLLFVLLISLSNYAQTQGTKPNIIVILADDLGYGDVGFNRDASFPEDRGVIPTPNIDALANNGIVLKNAHVAHPFCGPSRVAILTGMMPHRIGAQYNLPNDITSTLGVPTNETYFSTVLKKASYNTAAFGKWHLGFQDGKYQPLDRGFDFFFGFLGGGKNYFESVYEDGFYNRLGGSNPVTNEYQDPIWRDRGYVARDEFSNAENEDYLTDLLTDEAIAYEKRVSASSDPYFMYLAYNAPHTPLQAPEAEIAQFKLDNPNFEDLIRNSPYITESTPVNKLTDAGQKAALIEKFVQARITYATMVTNMDTNIGRLITELKKDMNKFNNTVIIFLSDNGGYTLSKGAVNWPLDQGKGSVKEGGHKVPMFVSWPAKITGGGPTYDHQISSLDLYPTLVGLAGETIPEGKTIDGVDFMDKIIAGQDARPDDGILLMRPQNGFHNGGIAYDKWKIVKTANGGKWNLFDISTDPGETTNVRSSEPNGEQIVQTILDNAIAKVVDFKDVKPAWYDNDGDGSGHIHSFLWADGTLPGYDRLFETPLLKLEGELSEITIAKTTDAIEGGVNGVFTISLPEGVNATENIDITYTVSGVATEGTDYTALSGTATIANGTNATQIIIDATQDTENEVSESVVITLASTSFGSVLTTPAEITIFDVIESTVLTAGDIAIVGWKSGKGKLAFMLLKDISATTKLSISNRTWSNTANGFTGDYSVDDIFTWSPGAAFSIGDIFILDDDGLVKHVTNNTEEVAGTTSHDYTGKVADASDGDFDFSVNGEGILIFQADPFALPADANSTAWITGINTALGWGIGGGNSACQLPTALTNGANANNVGEKHDFGVYTGALSGTAAQLRASINDVSNWSFSEDTEYNLWRFDKTSNSISGNIGTAGTLSTSDQIFKKLSVFPNPSGDYFYVNYSGVLNKLEVEVYTASGKSVKKVTETNVNNPRIDISNLASGIYILKIKTDENFLIKKIIKL, encoded by the coding sequence ATGAAGAACAATTATTTTAAAAGAGGTGTTTTACTTTTTGTATTACTTATTTCCTTAAGTAATTATGCACAAACCCAAGGAACAAAACCTAATATCATTGTAATTTTAGCAGACGATTTAGGCTATGGAGATGTTGGTTTTAATAGAGATGCAAGTTTTCCGGAAGATAGAGGAGTTATTCCAACACCAAATATAGATGCTTTAGCTAATAATGGAATTGTTTTAAAAAATGCGCATGTAGCCCATCCTTTTTGTGGGCCAAGTAGAGTTGCAATATTAACAGGTATGATGCCTCATAGAATTGGTGCACAATACAATTTACCTAACGATATTACATCAACATTAGGGGTGCCAACTAACGAAACTTATTTTTCTACAGTGTTAAAAAAAGCGAGTTATAATACAGCGGCATTTGGAAAATGGCACTTAGGTTTTCAAGATGGAAAATACCAACCATTAGACAGAGGTTTCGATTTTTTCTTTGGATTCTTAGGTGGAGGAAAAAATTACTTTGAAAGCGTTTATGAAGATGGTTTTTACAATAGATTAGGAGGCAGTAACCCTGTAACAAATGAATATCAAGATCCAATTTGGAGAGATAGAGGATATGTTGCTAGAGACGAATTTAGTAATGCTGAAAACGAGGATTACTTAACAGATTTATTAACGGATGAAGCAATTGCTTATGAAAAAAGAGTGAGTGCTTCTTCAGATCCGTATTTTATGTATTTAGCGTATAATGCGCCACATACACCATTACAAGCGCCAGAAGCAGAAATTGCTCAGTTTAAATTAGACAATCCTAATTTTGAAGACTTAATACGAAATAGCCCATATATTACAGAATCTACGCCTGTTAATAAATTAACGGATGCAGGTCAAAAGGCAGCTTTAATAGAAAAGTTTGTGCAAGCTCGTATCACGTATGCAACAATGGTAACAAATATGGATACCAATATTGGAAGGCTTATTACAGAGCTAAAAAAAGACATGAACAAATTTAACAATACGGTTATTATCTTTTTAAGTGATAATGGCGGATATACGCTTAGTAAAGGAGCTGTAAACTGGCCATTAGACCAAGGAAAAGGAAGTGTAAAAGAAGGAGGGCATAAAGTACCGATGTTTGTAAGTTGGCCAGCTAAAATTACGGGTGGAGGTCCTACGTATGATCATCAAATTAGTTCTTTAGATTTGTATCCAACGTTAGTTGGTTTAGCCGGAGAAACAATACCTGAAGGAAAAACAATTGATGGGGTAGATTTTATGGATAAAATAATTGCAGGGCAAGATGCAAGACCAGACGATGGTATATTGTTGATGAGACCTCAAAATGGGTTTCATAATGGAGGAATTGCTTATGATAAATGGAAAATAGTAAAAACTGCAAATGGTGGTAAATGGAATTTATTTGACATCTCTACAGATCCAGGTGAAACCACAAACGTAAGAAGTAGCGAGCCAAACGGAGAGCAAATTGTGCAAACTATTTTAGACAATGCAATTGCAAAAGTGGTAGATTTTAAAGATGTAAAACCAGCTTGGTATGATAATGATGGTGATGGTTCTGGTCATATACATAGTTTTCTTTGGGCTGATGGAACTTTGCCTGGATATGACAGGCTATTTGAAACTCCATTATTAAAACTAGAAGGAGAACTTAGTGAAATTACAATAGCTAAAACTACAGACGCTATAGAAGGTGGTGTTAATGGTGTATTTACAATTAGTTTACCAGAAGGCGTAAATGCTACCGAAAATATAGATATTACTTATACTGTAAGTGGAGTTGCAACTGAAGGAACAGACTATACAGCATTATCTGGTACAGCAACCATTGCTAATGGCACAAACGCTACGCAAATAATTATTGATGCTACACAAGATACGGAGAATGAAGTAAGTGAATCTGTTGTGATTACCTTAGCTTCAACATCCTTTGGTAGTGTTTTAACAACACCAGCCGAAATAACTATTTTTGATGTCATAGAATCTACGGTTTTAACAGCTGGAGATATTGCAATAGTAGGTTGGAAATCTGGAAAAGGGAAATTGGCATTTATGCTTTTAAAAGATATTAGTGCAACTACCAAATTGTCAATTTCTAATAGAACTTGGAGCAATACTGCCAATGGATTTACAGGAGATTATAGTGTAGATGATATTTTTACTTGGTCTCCTGGAGCTGCTTTTAGTATAGGTGATATATTTATATTAGATGATGATGGATTAGTTAAACATGTAACAAATAATACAGAAGAAGTTGCAGGCACAACATCTCATGATTATACGGGGAAAGTTGCGGATGCAAGTGATGGAGATTTTGATTTTTCTGTAAACGGAGAAGGAATCTTAATTTTTCAGGCAGATCCTTTTGCGCTTCCAGCGGATGCAAATTCAACTGCGTGGATAACAGGGATAAATACTGCTCTAGGATGGGGTATTGGTGGTGGTAACTCTGCGTGTCAATTACCAACAGCTTTAACTAATGGTGCAAATGCAAATAATGTTGGGGAAAAACATGATTTCGGAGTCTATACAGGTGCTTTATCTGGTACAGCTGCACAATTAAGAGCAAGTATTAATGATGTTAGTAATTGGTCTTTCTCTGAAGATACGGAATATAATTTATGGCGTTTTGATAAAACATCTAATAGTATTTCAGGAAACATTGGTACGGCAGGTACTTTAAGTACGTCAGATCAAATTTTTAAGAAGTTAAGTGTTTTTCCAAATCCTTCTGGAGATTATTTTTACGTAAACTATAGTGGAGTTCTAAATAAACTAGAAGTAGAAGTATATACGGCGTCAGGAAAATCAGTTAAAAAAGTAACAGAAACCAATGTCAATAATCCAAGAATAGATATTTCTAATTTAGCTTCCGGAATTTATATCTTAAAGATTAAGACGGACGAAAACTTTTTAATAAAAAAAATAATTAAATTATAA
- a CDS encoding TonB-dependent receptor codes for MRKKLFFDNSSYASLIKQFRIVGLLQICLIAFPMFANASSLVVIENNVNDVKFQQNITGTVSDESGPIPGVSVQVKGSNTGTVTDFDGNYSLSAKDANAILIFSYIGYKTQEVPVNGKAMVNVTMVADVANLDEIVIVGYTSKKRGELTGSVSTLKAAEIENTSNREVAKSLAGKVTGIIVSDRGGYPGSDGDVSLLIRGQSTLNNNAPLILIDGVQTGVGTFNQLAPQDIANLSVLKDGAAAIYGNRAANGVIIVTTKRGTSGKPKVKLSTSYSVSSFSAFPDLMSSAQYAVYENEIAERKGLALPYTQTDIDKYTEGNDANYASTNWADLTFAKSAPETRNSISISGGSENVKYFVSGDLMSREGMFASGDLDFNQSQLRSNLDIKLTDDIKLSVDLSGRFSENKQPGVNAGFIYKHIYANLPTEVGVYPNGLPAWGGENGANPLVMSSNQSGFTKQNNNDLRGRFAIDWKLDKITKGLSFNSYVGVRKMNYDQKSFYTPWTIYKLDQTSGDYNPETGFSQDGQQNILRDTFWKFDETLINATLRYNTTINDVHSINGFIGYEQQTSETNSFFAQSGNLPSKDLPYLFAGDPSSQLTNGTASETASLSYLGSLSYDYDKKYFLDLTLRRDGSSRFSSDNRFGTFYSVGGSWAIGKESFLENVSWLNALNLRSSYAVMGNDRIAGFQYLSQYSYGGDFSNNNTNVRPNYYAFGENGVVENGYRTGVAPNPNVTWETAIMKNFAVTFQMFDSRLSGEVNYFYQNRKDILVDNGGEVPEFTGVQLPDENLGQVDSYGVEVTLGWADKIGEVGYNLGFNLTQAKNKVIYLPQPVNTPAALRQEGMPIGSYVVAPTAGIFRDQAQVDATAVKKAGTVEGEPIYLDTNEDGKIDDGDFIRISSSNVPEIQYGITGGVNYKDFSLSFLLQGQAKAKALVFFDQDGAKPSHVFNDRWTPDNRNSRYPRAFGLNDEYSSIQNGQPDNFIGADLWLHDASFLRLKEVELAYTITKEKAKFADIRVFARGFNLLTMFSDIEKLGLDPEAAGYNNFRGSTYPSLTMYTFGLNFTF; via the coding sequence ATGAGAAAAAAACTATTTTTTGATAATAGTTCTTATGCATCCTTAATAAAACAATTTAGGATAGTTGGACTATTACAAATTTGTTTAATTGCTTTTCCAATGTTTGCTAATGCAAGCTCTTTGGTGGTAATTGAAAACAACGTAAATGATGTAAAGTTTCAGCAAAATATTACTGGAACAGTTTCAGACGAAAGTGGACCAATCCCAGGGGTTAGTGTTCAAGTAAAAGGAAGTAATACAGGTACGGTAACAGATTTTGATGGTAATTATTCTTTATCAGCAAAAGATGCAAATGCTATTTTAATATTTTCTTACATAGGTTACAAAACGCAAGAAGTACCTGTAAATGGTAAAGCTATGGTTAATGTAACAATGGTGGCTGATGTAGCAAATTTAGATGAAATAGTTATTGTTGGTTATACTTCTAAAAAACGAGGAGAATTAACAGGTTCTGTAAGTACATTAAAAGCAGCAGAAATTGAAAACACTTCTAATAGAGAGGTTGCTAAATCTCTAGCAGGTAAGGTAACAGGTATTATTGTTTCAGATAGAGGAGGTTATCCTGGTTCTGATGGAGATGTTTCTCTATTAATTAGAGGACAATCTACACTTAATAATAATGCGCCTTTAATCTTAATAGATGGTGTGCAAACAGGTGTTGGAACATTTAATCAATTAGCGCCACAAGATATTGCTAATTTAAGTGTTTTAAAAGATGGAGCCGCAGCAATCTATGGTAATAGAGCAGCAAATGGTGTTATTATTGTAACTACTAAAAGAGGTACGTCTGGTAAGCCAAAAGTAAAGCTATCTACCTCTTATAGTGTTTCTTCATTTTCTGCATTTCCAGACTTAATGTCTTCAGCACAATATGCAGTTTATGAAAACGAAATTGCAGAAAGAAAAGGGCTAGCACTTCCTTATACGCAAACAGATATTGATAAGTATACGGAAGGCAATGATGCTAACTACGCAAGCACAAATTGGGCAGATTTAACATTTGCAAAATCAGCTCCAGAAACTAGAAATTCTATTTCTATTTCCGGTGGAAGTGAAAATGTAAAATACTTTGTAAGTGGAGATTTAATGAGTAGAGAAGGAATGTTTGCTTCTGGAGATTTAGATTTTAACCAAAGTCAATTGCGTTCTAATTTAGATATTAAATTAACAGATGATATAAAGTTAAGTGTAGATCTATCTGGTCGTTTTTCAGAAAACAAACAACCAGGTGTAAATGCAGGTTTTATTTACAAGCACATATATGCAAACTTACCTACAGAAGTAGGTGTTTATCCAAACGGTTTACCTGCTTGGGGAGGAGAAAATGGTGCAAATCCATTAGTAATGTCTAGCAATCAGTCTGGCTTTACAAAACAAAATAATAACGATTTAAGAGGTCGTTTTGCTATCGATTGGAAATTAGATAAAATAACAAAAGGCTTAAGCTTTAATAGTTATGTAGGGGTTAGAAAAATGAATTACGATCAGAAGTCATTTTATACTCCATGGACAATCTATAAACTAGACCAAACTAGTGGAGACTATAATCCAGAAACAGGTTTTTCTCAAGACGGGCAACAAAATATTTTAAGAGATACTTTTTGGAAGTTTGATGAAACATTAATCAATGCTACGCTTAGATACAATACAACAATTAATGATGTACATTCTATAAATGGTTTTATTGGTTACGAACAACAAACTTCAGAAACAAATAGTTTTTTTGCTCAGAGTGGTAATTTACCATCAAAAGATCTACCTTATTTATTTGCAGGAGATCCAAGTTCTCAACTTACAAACGGAACAGCAAGTGAAACTGCTTCTTTAAGTTATTTAGGTTCTTTATCTTACGATTATGATAAAAAATACTTTTTAGATTTAACGTTACGTAGAGATGGTTCTAGTAGATTCAGTTCAGACAATAGGTTTGGTACTTTTTATAGTGTTGGAGGTTCTTGGGCTATAGGTAAAGAAAGCTTTTTAGAAAACGTTTCTTGGTTAAACGCACTTAATTTAAGAAGTAGTTATGCGGTAATGGGAAATGATAGAATAGCTGGGTTCCAGTATTTATCTCAATATTCTTATGGAGGTGATTTTAGTAACAATAATACCAATGTAAGACCAAATTATTATGCTTTTGGAGAAAATGGAGTAGTAGAAAATGGGTATAGAACCGGTGTTGCACCAAATCCTAATGTAACTTGGGAAACTGCTATTATGAAAAACTTTGCAGTAACATTTCAAATGTTTGACAGCAGATTATCTGGAGAAGTAAATTATTTTTATCAAAACAGAAAAGATATTTTAGTAGACAATGGTGGTGAAGTTCCAGAATTTACAGGAGTACAATTACCAGATGAAAATTTAGGACAAGTAGATAGTTATGGTGTAGAGGTTACTTTAGGTTGGGCAGATAAAATAGGAGAAGTAGGTTATAACCTAGGTTTTAATTTAACGCAAGCTAAAAACAAAGTTATTTATTTACCACAACCAGTAAACACTCCAGCTGCTTTAAGACAAGAAGGGATGCCAATTGGTTCTTATGTCGTAGCGCCAACAGCGGGGATTTTTAGGGATCAGGCACAAGTAGATGCAACTGCTGTTAAAAAAGCAGGAACGGTAGAAGGTGAACCAATTTATTTAGATACCAATGAAGATGGTAAAATAGATGATGGAGATTTTATAAGAATAAGTAGTTCTAACGTACCAGAAATACAATACGGTATTACGGGTGGGGTAAATTATAAAGATTTTAGCTTAAGTTTTTTATTACAAGGACAAGCGAAAGCAAAAGCATTAGTTTTTTTCGACCAAGACGGAGCTAAACCTAGTCATGTTTTTAATGACAGATGGACGCCAGATAATAGAAATTCTAGATACCCAAGAGCTTTTGGTTTAAATGATGAATATAGTAGTATTCAAAACGGACAACCAGACAATTTTATTGGAGCAGATTTGTGGTTACATGATGCTTCTTTCTTAAGATTAAAAGAAGTGGAATTAGCATATACAATAACAAAAGAAAAAGCAAAATTTGCAGATATTAGAGTATTTGCAAGAGGTTTTAACCTGTTAACAATGTTTTCAGATATTGAAAAGTTAGGTTTAGATCCAGAAGCTGCTGGGTATAATAACTTTAGAGGATCTACGTATCCTTCTTTAACGATGTACACATTTGGTTTAAATTTTACTTTTTAA